A region from the Thermanaeromonas toyohensis ToBE genome encodes:
- a CDS encoding methyl-accepting chemotaxis protein: MEKKLALPEVSQEASAKEAENKRLNETAKKLEAQRRQARLIAKRQQLAERIASATEQLSAGVEEASSAINELQAAMEQIGKGAEEASSATQESLTGIEQINRNAQVSVTRAQESLNKVIALQALSGETSQSIQKLVDGVIAAAARNEESARSVVELEKQAEEIGSIVRTVVRIADQTNLLALNAAIEAARAGDYGKGFAVVADEVRTLAETSEKAAEDIRGVVSGIQSRVKEIAAAINKAAEVARGEADKGREVSAGLDKIAQDMVTVREGSETVLTLSQEVTRATQEFQNGASQIAQAAEEQSSAVAEALTSIEQQVKALGDIGAAVNDLLAQADAVKSAQDASKASESVAASAEEISAALEEANTAARQIMTAIEQISKGAQIQSQAAEKSLAVAIQVSRQMEGIRQAAVKSLSQVEAMQELLKQNRELVESLIYGINQALKTAQENAAAMRDLEQEARKIDKIVDSIVTVGIQTNMLAVTGAVEAARSGEFGKGFAVVASDIRNLAQESARNADQIKDLVRSIQDRIALVMREVETVVSEAEREVEDAKTVVGQLEKMAQDIATIVQGAKEIDDNAAQAAKAAEEAKKAVENIAGAAQEAASACEQAASAARQQAQGMEELTRAIEEIAAMANELQNL; the protein is encoded by the coding sequence ATGGAGAAAAAACTTGCGTTGCCGGAAGTTTCACAGGAGGCCAGCGCGAAAGAGGCGGAAAACAAGCGACTCAATGAGACAGCCAAAAAGCTGGAGGCCCAACGGCGCCAGGCAAGGCTCATTGCCAAGAGACAGCAGCTGGCCGAAAGGATCGCAAGCGCCACAGAGCAGCTCTCGGCAGGAGTAGAGGAGGCTTCTTCAGCAATTAACGAGCTTCAAGCTGCTATGGAACAGATAGGTAAAGGCGCGGAAGAAGCTTCTAGTGCCACCCAGGAGTCCCTGACGGGTATCGAGCAAATCAACCGGAATGCACAGGTAAGCGTAACCCGGGCTCAAGAATCATTGAACAAAGTAATTGCTTTGCAGGCACTGTCTGGCGAGACTTCGCAAAGCATACAAAAATTAGTGGACGGAGTTATAGCCGCGGCAGCACGGAATGAAGAGTCCGCCCGGTCAGTGGTGGAGTTGGAGAAACAAGCTGAGGAAATTGGAAGCATTGTCCGTACGGTAGTTAGGATAGCAGACCAGACTAACCTTCTGGCCCTGAATGCCGCCATTGAAGCTGCCCGGGCCGGCGACTACGGCAAGGGATTTGCAGTAGTAGCGGATGAAGTACGCACTCTGGCCGAAACCTCTGAGAAAGCCGCGGAGGACATTCGCGGGGTAGTGAGTGGCATCCAGTCGCGGGTAAAAGAGATAGCCGCCGCAATAAATAAGGCGGCAGAAGTAGCTAGGGGAGAGGCCGATAAAGGTCGTGAGGTATCGGCAGGGCTAGATAAGATAGCACAGGATATGGTTACTGTGCGTGAAGGTTCGGAGACAGTATTAACCCTTTCCCAAGAAGTAACCCGGGCCACCCAGGAGTTTCAAAATGGAGCCTCCCAAATAGCCCAAGCGGCCGAAGAACAGAGCAGTGCAGTAGCCGAAGCCCTCACTTCCATAGAACAACAGGTTAAGGCTCTGGGCGATATCGGTGCCGCAGTCAATGACCTTTTAGCCCAGGCGGATGCAGTCAAAAGCGCTCAGGACGCCTCTAAAGCTTCGGAAAGCGTAGCGGCGTCCGCTGAGGAGATCTCTGCTGCACTGGAAGAAGCTAATACAGCAGCTAGACAGATTATGACCGCCATTGAGCAGATAAGCAAGGGGGCCCAAATACAGTCACAGGCTGCCGAGAAATCGCTCGCAGTGGCCATACAGGTTTCGCGGCAGATGGAAGGGATAAGACAGGCTGCCGTTAAAAGCCTTAGCCAGGTAGAAGCTATGCAAGAACTGTTAAAGCAAAACCGCGAACTTGTAGAGAGTCTGATATATGGTATAAACCAAGCCTTGAAGACAGCTCAGGAAAATGCAGCCGCTATGAGGGACCTGGAACAGGAAGCCAGGAAAATAGACAAGATAGTGGACAGCATAGTCACTGTTGGTATTCAGACAAACATGCTGGCAGTAACCGGCGCTGTGGAAGCAGCTCGTTCCGGGGAATTCGGGAAAGGCTTTGCAGTGGTAGCCTCGGATATTCGTAATTTAGCGCAGGAGAGCGCACGCAATGCGGACCAGATAAAAGACCTGGTACGCTCCATCCAGGACCGTATCGCCCTCGTCATGAGGGAAGTAGAAACTGTAGTATCCGAAGCCGAGCGCGAAGTAGAAGATGCGAAGACCGTTGTCGGGCAACTTGAGAAAATGGCTCAAGACATAGCGACAATAGTCCAGGGTGCCAAGGAGATTGACGATAATGCCGCACAGGCTGCAAAAGCAGCCGAGGAGGCCAAGAAGGCGGTAGAGAATATTGCTGGCGCCGCCCAGGAAGCTGCTTCCGCCTGCGAACAGGCGGCCAGTGCTGCTCGCCAGCAGGCCCAGGGCATGGAAGAACTTACGCGGGCAATTGAGGAGATTGCCGCCATGGCCAACGAGCTTCAGAACTTGTAA
- a CDS encoding DUF5320 domain-containing protein: MCCHPKESRHPSNYCCCRPFHFHRRYYTKEEEIALLEKYLEDLKAEQRAVEEQIKKMKEQ; the protein is encoded by the coding sequence ATGTGCTGTCATCCTAAAGAAAGCCGCCATCCTTCCAACTACTGCTGTTGTCGCCCTTTTCACTTTCATAGGCGCTATTACACCAAAGAAGAGGAAATAGCTCTCTTGGAAAAATACCTGGAGGATCTTAAGGCCGAACAAAGGGCTGTGGAAGAACAGATTAAGAAAATGAAGGAACAATAA
- a CDS encoding helix-turn-helix transcriptional regulator produces the protein MCQCHEHGSRFPLIQPCLLLLLYEKPTHGYELIEKLMELGFDQCLDATTVYRNLRRMEEEGLVTSQWNTQGPGPARRLYQLTPEGEDLLHSWASAIRRKKETLEKFLNKYNQHFPPKGGEV, from the coding sequence ATGTGTCAATGTCATGAGCACGGTTCTCGCTTTCCCCTTATTCAGCCTTGCCTACTTTTACTTCTATATGAAAAACCAACCCATGGATATGAGCTCATAGAAAAGTTAATGGAATTAGGATTCGACCAATGTCTAGATGCTACCACTGTCTACCGTAATCTGCGCCGTATGGAGGAAGAAGGACTGGTTACTTCCCAATGGAATACACAAGGGCCTGGCCCGGCCAGGCGCCTATATCAACTAACTCCTGAAGGCGAAGATCTGCTTCATTCTTGGGCTTCCGCCATTCGCCGAAAGAAAGAAACCCTAGAAAAGTTCCTGAATAAGTACAACCAGCATTTCCCGCCGAAAGGAGGTGAAGTTTAA
- a CDS encoding permease: MFTIFTYILAFTALVYSFAKDKQKTIIALHKALRAFLGLLPDFAAILALVGVLLTFISPQFVVRFVGAQTGFLGMLLSSWVGSITLIPGFIAFPLVKSLLDRGAGIMQMAVFVSTLMMVGFVTAPLEIRFLGKKETILRNVLSYFYSFIVALIIGWVVGS; encoded by the coding sequence ATGTTTACCATTTTTACTTACATCCTAGCTTTTACCGCCTTAGTCTATTCCTTTGCTAAAGACAAACAAAAAACAATTATAGCCTTGCACAAAGCTTTAAGAGCATTTCTGGGCCTACTTCCGGACTTCGCTGCCATCCTCGCTTTAGTGGGGGTTCTACTAACCTTTATTTCCCCCCAGTTTGTGGTCAGGTTTGTGGGTGCGCAGACAGGCTTTTTAGGGATGCTTCTAAGTTCTTGGGTGGGCTCTATCACCCTTATTCCAGGTTTTATAGCCTTTCCTCTGGTAAAATCACTGCTGGATCGCGGAGCCGGCATTATGCAGATGGCTGTTTTTGTCTCCACTTTAATGATGGTGGGATTTGTAACTGCACCGCTGGAAATAAGATTTTTGGGTAAAAAAGAAACCATTCTCCGCAACGTTTTAAGCTATTTTTACTCCTTCATCGTAGCCTTGATCATCGGTTGGGTGGTGGGATCGTGA
- a CDS encoding protein-glutamate methylesterase/protein-glutamine glutaminase — protein MVGNRIRVLIADDSAFVRKYLKEILARDPEIEVVGTARDGEEAVKLVLALRPDVVTMDVEMPKLDGLTALQYIMNENPVPVVVISSLTQKGELLTYEALALGAVEVIAKPSGIVSTDLRKIADEIRRKVKAAAKSNMKAATRVIKRREAGPNFKPAPSGVSAPFKKLVIIGVSTGGPKTLTEILPELPADLPAPIIVVQHMPAGFTRGFAERLGNICRLEVSEAQDGETVTPGKILVAPGHSHLKIERRLGKNEVRVRLTDEPRDALYKPSVEVAMESALKVLGGQRLVGVLLTGMGDDGANAMVKIKDAGGITIAEAEETAVVWGMPREAIVRGGASIVTPSYRVAREIVKAVNEG, from the coding sequence GTGGTAGGGAATCGGATCAGAGTATTGATAGCAGATGATTCGGCCTTTGTAAGGAAATATTTGAAGGAGATTCTAGCCCGGGATCCTGAGATAGAAGTAGTAGGAACAGCCCGGGATGGAGAAGAAGCGGTAAAACTTGTCCTAGCTCTACGACCCGATGTCGTCACTATGGACGTGGAGATGCCCAAACTAGATGGCTTGACGGCCCTCCAGTACATAATGAATGAAAATCCTGTCCCGGTAGTAGTCATCTCTTCTTTGACCCAAAAAGGCGAACTATTGACTTATGAGGCACTGGCGCTAGGAGCAGTGGAGGTAATAGCAAAACCCAGCGGTATAGTTTCTACTGACTTAAGAAAGATAGCTGATGAGATCAGGCGAAAGGTTAAGGCGGCAGCGAAGTCCAATATGAAAGCTGCCACGAGAGTTATAAAAAGGAGGGAGGCGGGACCAAATTTTAAGCCCGCCCCCTCGGGTGTCTCAGCTCCTTTTAAGAAACTAGTAATTATAGGAGTATCTACTGGTGGCCCCAAAACGTTGACGGAAATATTGCCCGAACTCCCTGCCGACCTTCCTGCCCCTATCATAGTAGTCCAGCATATGCCGGCAGGGTTTACCAGAGGCTTCGCCGAAAGGCTAGGTAACATCTGCCGGCTTGAAGTTTCGGAAGCCCAGGATGGGGAAACTGTTACTCCGGGTAAGATACTCGTAGCACCCGGGCACAGCCATCTCAAAATAGAACGCAGGTTAGGTAAGAACGAAGTAAGAGTGAGACTAACCGATGAACCTCGGGATGCGCTGTACAAACCCTCCGTGGAAGTGGCTATGGAGAGCGCCTTAAAAGTCCTGGGCGGGCAACGGCTGGTAGGCGTACTGCTCACCGGCATGGGAGACGATGGTGCTAACGCCATGGTTAAGATAAAAGACGCAGGAGGTATCACTATAGCTGAGGCTGAAGAGACTGCAGTCGTATGGGGCATGCCCAGGGAAGCTATAGTCAGGGGCGGTGCCTCAATAGTGACTCCCTCCTACCGTGTGGCACGAGAGATAGTTAAAGCGGTAAACGAGGGGTGA
- a CDS encoding chemotaxis protein CheW — MPSAQYVLFRLAGEQYGVPVQAVQETIRLPHITRVPQAPHYVEGLANLRGLIISVVSGRKKFGLPDKEHDEDTRVLIITLGDYRVGYVVDAVTGVVTVDTEEIEALPQDLPNQVYFSGLLRSSNGVIILLDPHKLLGQGLSFHVGKEEIRLQEYGDKKYGERSEHATGAVERQFVTFGVGEEEYGLDIAYVQEIVAYPEVLSSVPTFPQYAEGIMVLRDQLLPVINLARLMGLKEEEADRSRSRVIVLHGERGLLGIVVDSVSEVLSIDANTIEEMPEYLQVDARLKVKGICKIDTGKKKRLTYILDPTCLMGLEVMKSGIGHADREVREETLADKNSEGQYILFRLGEQDFITEITSVREILNVPEITRVPQAPSFVEGVINIRGKIIPVIDLRKRLEMGSFARGDQNRIIVVDIGNSLTGFIVDAVKEVKRIQLADIESTGALTSVGLDHEYLVGIAKLGQEGAVALVLDLHKLLSRFEVRVLQSMNGEATETQTTEVREGAQ; from the coding sequence ATGCCTTCAGCCCAGTATGTACTGTTTCGCCTCGCTGGGGAACAATACGGGGTACCTGTACAAGCGGTGCAGGAAACCATACGACTTCCGCACATAACCAGGGTTCCACAGGCCCCCCATTACGTTGAGGGTCTGGCCAATCTCCGCGGGCTTATTATCTCAGTAGTCAGCGGTAGGAAGAAGTTCGGCCTGCCTGATAAAGAACATGACGAAGACACCAGGGTCTTAATAATAACCCTGGGTGACTATCGGGTTGGTTATGTGGTTGACGCGGTAACAGGGGTAGTTACTGTAGACACTGAGGAGATCGAAGCCCTCCCCCAGGACCTCCCCAATCAAGTATATTTCTCCGGGCTCCTGCGCTCTTCTAACGGCGTTATTATACTCCTTGACCCCCACAAACTTCTCGGCCAGGGCCTAAGTTTCCATGTAGGAAAAGAGGAAATCAGGTTGCAAGAATACGGGGACAAAAAATACGGAGAGCGGTCCGAACATGCAACTGGCGCAGTAGAGCGGCAGTTTGTTACCTTTGGCGTTGGGGAGGAAGAATACGGCCTGGACATTGCCTATGTCCAGGAAATAGTGGCCTACCCTGAAGTGTTAAGCAGCGTCCCTACCTTCCCTCAATACGCCGAGGGGATCATGGTGTTGAGGGACCAATTGCTTCCGGTGATAAACTTGGCAAGACTTATGGGGTTAAAGGAGGAAGAAGCCGACCGCAGCAGGAGCAGGGTTATTGTCTTACATGGTGAACGGGGGCTTCTGGGGATTGTGGTAGACAGTGTCTCTGAGGTGCTAAGTATTGACGCAAATACCATTGAAGAGATGCCGGAGTACCTTCAAGTTGATGCAAGGCTAAAGGTTAAGGGGATCTGTAAAATAGACACAGGTAAGAAAAAACGCCTTACCTACATTCTGGACCCTACTTGCCTCATGGGACTGGAAGTAATGAAGTCCGGGATAGGCCACGCGGATCGTGAGGTCAGGGAAGAAACCTTGGCAGACAAAAACAGTGAGGGTCAGTATATCCTCTTTAGGCTTGGCGAGCAGGACTTTATCACCGAGATAACCTCTGTGCGCGAGATTCTTAATGTGCCGGAAATAACGCGCGTACCCCAGGCTCCTTCCTTTGTAGAAGGGGTAATAAACATTAGGGGCAAGATTATTCCGGTGATAGACCTTCGCAAGCGCTTGGAAATGGGTAGTTTTGCCAGGGGAGACCAGAACAGGATTATTGTGGTAGACATCGGAAACAGCCTAACCGGCTTTATTGTTGATGCAGTCAAAGAAGTAAAGAGAATACAGCTTGCCGACATTGAGTCTACTGGCGCCTTAACTTCAGTGGGACTGGACCATGAGTATCTGGTCGGCATAGCCAAGCTGGGACAAGAAGGAGCGGTAGCTTTAGTACTTGATCTACATAAACTCTTGAGCCGTTTTGAAGTGCGGGTTTTGCAGAGCATGAACGGTGAAGCTACGGAAACGCAAACAACAGAAGTAAGAGAGGGGGCTCAATAA
- a CDS encoding permease, which produces MKKFLWAYRFFLLILLFDLAVLYFNYETGKTILAYTYANFKEMLGIIPPIFILLGLLDTWVPRETVMRYMGEKAGWSGPALSIFLGAAAAGPLYGAFPVAEVMAKKGVKYYNIIVFLCSWATLKIPMFLFEMSALGIKFALTRWLVNLPAILLIAAIVDRSLTSAEKEAFYQKYNSYPS; this is translated from the coding sequence GTGAAAAAATTCCTATGGGCTTATCGCTTCTTCTTGCTTATCCTCCTTTTTGACTTAGCCGTTTTATATTTTAACTATGAAACAGGAAAAACCATCCTTGCTTATACTTATGCCAATTTTAAAGAGATGCTAGGAATAATACCTCCCATTTTTATCCTTCTGGGGCTGCTGGATACTTGGGTACCTAGGGAAACAGTAATGCGCTACATGGGTGAAAAGGCGGGCTGGTCAGGTCCCGCTTTAAGTATATTTCTTGGCGCTGCTGCCGCCGGTCCCCTGTACGGAGCCTTTCCGGTGGCTGAGGTTATGGCCAAAAAAGGAGTTAAATATTACAATATAATCGTTTTTTTATGTTCCTGGGCAACCTTAAAAATACCCATGTTTTTATTTGAAATGTCCGCTTTAGGTATAAAGTTTGCCTTAACCCGCTGGCTGGTCAACTTGCCCGCTATACTGCTTATAGCAGCTATCGTAGATCGCAGCCTTACCTCGGCTGAAAAAGAAGCTTTTTATCAAAAATACAACAGTTACCCCTCTTAA